In Streptomyces sp. NBC_01426, one genomic interval encodes:
- a CDS encoding IS701 family transposase, which produces MDAREVDLVRAELASYVTDVFASLRRKDQRAKSDCYLRGLMLDGRRKSIQAMAARLPDGNEQNLQQFVTQSTWDPVPVQRRICERMLPLIAPTAWVIDDVSLPKDGRMSVGVAPQYCGALGKRANCQVAVSVHAATDTASCPLQWRLFLSRSWEADDDRRTSTRVPAEVTHREKWRLALDMLDTLSEWEMSPPAVVADAAYGTNAHFRAGLADRGIHYVLAIRADVSAHPFDAEPEAPPRKGPVGCWPQPRYRHPAPSVAALAACLGPEAFTTLTWRQGTRGRLKSRFAAVRVRPAGKAVERPIKAAASSTQGWWDGVLSDCWLLVEWPDGADAPTDYWLSSLPADIPITELVRLAKVRWRIERDYRELKHGLGLDHFEGRSWPGWHHHVTLVTAAQAFLSEQRLAPKVPGPASLSTRPSTLSKAS; this is translated from the coding sequence GTGGATGCGCGTGAAGTAGACCTTGTTCGGGCTGAGTTGGCGTCGTATGTGACTGATGTGTTCGCCTCTCTGCGGCGCAAGGATCAGCGGGCCAAGAGCGACTGTTACCTGCGGGGTCTGATGCTGGACGGCCGGCGGAAGTCGATCCAGGCCATGGCCGCTCGGCTGCCGGACGGCAACGAGCAGAACCTGCAGCAGTTCGTGACCCAGTCCACCTGGGATCCGGTCCCGGTGCAGCGTCGGATCTGTGAACGCATGCTGCCGCTCATCGCCCCGACGGCCTGGGTGATCGACGATGTGTCGCTGCCGAAGGACGGAAGAATGTCGGTGGGGGTGGCTCCGCAGTACTGCGGAGCCCTGGGCAAACGCGCCAATTGCCAGGTCGCGGTCAGCGTCCATGCCGCAACGGACACCGCCTCCTGCCCGCTGCAGTGGAGGCTGTTCCTGTCTCGGTCATGGGAAGCGGACGACGATCGCAGGACGTCCACGCGCGTCCCGGCCGAGGTCACCCACCGGGAGAAATGGCGGTTGGCTCTGGACATGCTCGACACCCTGTCCGAGTGGGAGATGAGCCCTCCAGCGGTGGTGGCGGACGCCGCCTACGGCACCAACGCACACTTCCGGGCTGGGCTCGCCGACCGCGGAATCCACTATGTCCTGGCCATCCGGGCAGACGTGAGTGCCCATCCGTTCGATGCCGAGCCCGAGGCTCCGCCCCGCAAGGGGCCGGTTGGCTGCTGGCCCCAGCCGCGCTACCGGCACCCCGCACCGTCGGTGGCGGCCCTGGCCGCCTGTCTCGGGCCGGAGGCATTCACCACGCTCACTTGGCGGCAGGGCACCCGAGGCCGGTTGAAGTCGCGCTTCGCCGCCGTGCGGGTCCGGCCCGCCGGCAAGGCCGTCGAGCGTCCGATCAAGGCCGCAGCTTCGTCCACGCAGGGCTGGTGGGACGGGGTCCTGTCCGACTGCTGGCTGCTGGTCGAGTGGCCGGACGGCGCTGACGCCCCCACCGACTACTGGCTCTCCAGCCTCCCGGCAGACATCCCGATCACCGAGCTGGTCCGTCTGGCCAAAGTCCGCTGGCGCATCGAGCGCGACTACCGGGAACTCAAGCACGGCCTGGGCCTGGACCACTTCGAGGGACGGTCCTGGCCGGGCTGGCACCACCACGTCACCCTCGTGACCGCCGCCCAGGCCTTCCTCTCGGAGCAGAGGCTGGCCCCAAAAGTCCCAGGACCGGCCTCACTCTCTACCAGACCCTCGACGCTCTCCAAAGCATCCTGA
- a CDS encoding transposase — MAGVIKASEPSWIASFSGLSPRVFGKLVTVLRRQGADAVRRGRPWSLPLEDRALLVAAHWRTNLTMRQLAPLVGVSKSAADRIIDHLGPMLALQPRKRFAKDTVLIVDGTLAPTRDHTIAERSKNYRYSTNHQVVIDADTRLIVVVGRPLAGNRNDCKAWEESGAKAAVGKTLTIADGGYPGTGLVIPHRRERGQTELPDWKEEHNRSHKQARARVEHVFARMKTWKILRDCRLKGDGVHHAMLGIARMHNLALAG, encoded by the coding sequence GTGGCTGGTGTGATCAAGGCGTCGGAGCCTTCCTGGATAGCCTCCTTCTCCGGGCTGAGTCCTCGCGTGTTCGGGAAGCTGGTGACGGTTCTGCGGCGCCAGGGTGCGGACGCGGTCCGCAGGGGCCGACCGTGGAGTCTTCCGCTGGAGGACCGGGCACTGCTTGTCGCGGCGCACTGGCGGACGAATCTCACGATGCGGCAGCTCGCCCCGCTGGTCGGGGTCTCGAAGTCGGCGGCGGACCGCATCATCGACCACCTCGGGCCGATGCTCGCTCTCCAGCCCCGCAAACGGTTCGCCAAGGACACCGTGCTCATCGTCGACGGCACCCTGGCCCCCACACGAGACCACACCATCGCCGAGCGGTCGAAGAACTACCGGTACTCCACCAACCACCAGGTCGTCATCGACGCCGACACCCGCCTGATCGTCGTGGTCGGCCGGCCACTCGCCGGAAACCGCAACGACTGCAAGGCCTGGGAAGAGTCCGGCGCCAAGGCCGCCGTCGGCAAGACCCTCACGATCGCCGACGGCGGCTACCCGGGCACCGGACTCGTCATCCCTCACCGCCGCGAACGCGGCCAGACCGAACTCCCAGACTGGAAAGAGGAACACAACCGGTCCCACAAACAAGCCCGCGCCCGCGTCGAGCACGTCTTCGCCCGCATGAAGACCTGGAAGATCCTCCGAGACTGCCGCCTCAAAGGCGACGGCGTCCACCACGCCATGCTCGGCATCGCCCGGATGCACAACCTCGCCCTCGCCGGATAG
- a CDS encoding IS630 family transposase (programmed frameshift) has protein sequence MRYPEGGGLTAERRAFREGIRLQAGERFAAGEKTVVIAKDLRVSVRSVERWRRAWREGGIEALRSTGPANSPTVTDAQFSLLEEELGKGPSAHGFEDERWTLVRVQTVIRRRLRVSLSVATVWRLLKRHGWSWQAPARRALERDEHTVEVEEGGVAPGKRLAAACGGWIVFEDEAGFSMTPPRARTWGRRGHTPVIRVRGRSRRRTSVAALCCYKPGEKSRLIHRPRNHLLLKGARKSFSWQDYRDLLVRAHIQLGGPIVVVWDNLNTHLAAGLKRYEAEHDWLTTIRLPAYAPDLNPVEALWSLIRRATANTAFNTPDDLDRKLRRELRRIQLRPHLIDGCLTATGLAINPPTPP, from the exons ATGCGTTATCCGGAGGGTGGGGGCCTGACCGCTGAGCGTCGGGCGTTTCGTGAGGGGATCCGGCTTCAAGCCGGCGAGCGGTTCGCGGCGGGTGAAAAGACCGTCGTGATCGCGAAGGACCTGCGGGTGAGTGTGCGGTCGGTGGAACGCTGGCGTCGTGCCTGGCGCGAGGGCGGCATCGAGGCCCTGCGCTCGACGGGTCCGGCCAACTCCCCGACCGTCACCGATGCCCAGTTCAGCCTGCTCGAGGAGGAACTCGGCAAGGGCCCGTCAGCGCACGGCTTCGAGGATGAACGGTGGACTCTGGTCCGGGTCCAGACGGTGATCCGCCGCCGGCTGCGGGTGAGTCTCTCGGTAGCGACGGTCTGGCGGCTGCTGAAGCGGCACGGCTGGTCCTGGCAGGCACCGGCCCGCAGAGCACTCGAGCGGGACGAGCACACGGTGGAG GTGGAAGAAGGAGGTGTGGCCCCAGGTAAAAGGCTCGCGGCGGCGTGTGGGGGCTGGATCGTCTTCGAGGACGAGGCCGGATTCTCCATGACGCCGCCCCGCGCCCGCACTTGGGGCCGACGCGGACACACCCCTGTCATCCGCGTTCGCGGCCGCTCCCGCCGTCGGACCTCGGTCGCGGCCCTGTGCTGCTACAAACCCGGCGAGAAGAGCCGTCTCATCCACCGCCCCCGCAACCATCTCCTGCTCAAGGGCGCCCGCAAGAGTTTCTCCTGGCAGGACTACCGCGACCTGCTGGTGAGGGCACACATCCAGCTCGGCGGCCCCATCGTCGTGGTTTGGGACAACCTCAACACCCACCTGGCCGCCGGGCTGAAGCGCTACGAGGCCGAACACGACTGGCTCACCACCATCCGCCTCCCGGCATACGCACCAGACCTGAACCCGGTTGAAGCCCTCTGGTCCCTCATACGCAGAGCCACGGCCAACACCGCCTTCAACACCCCCGACGACCTCGACCGCAAACTCCGCCGCGAGTTACGCAGAATCCAACTCCGACCCCACCTCATCGACGGCTGCCTCACCGCCACCGGCCTGGCCATCAACCCACCGACCCCACCCTGA
- a CDS encoding lamin tail domain-containing protein — MSASSTARRIGATVLAAGAIVSAAALPAAAADRGHDRHPRVEISRVQADAPGRDDRSNRSLNGEWVEIRNTTRQPVNLRGWTLRDSDGNRYRFNDTRIGGRATIRIHTGSGRDTRTDLFQGKRDHVWDNRADTATLRDDRNRTVDTESWGRRR; from the coding sequence ATGTCTGCTTCGTCGACCGCCCGCCGTATCGGCGCCACTGTCCTGGCCGCCGGCGCGATCGTGTCCGCCGCCGCGCTTCCCGCCGCTGCGGCGGACCGGGGTCACGACCGGCACCCGCGGGTGGAGATCTCCCGGGTCCAGGCCGACGCTCCCGGACGCGACGACCGCTCCAACCGCTCCCTGAACGGCGAATGGGTCGAGATCCGCAACACCACCCGCCAGCCGGTGAACCTGCGCGGCTGGACCCTGCGTGACTCCGACGGCAACCGCTACCGCTTCAACGACACCCGCATCGGCGGCCGCGCCACCATCCGGATCCACACCGGATCCGGCCGCGACACCCGCACCGACCTGTTTCAGGGCAAGCGTGACCACGTCTGGGACAACCGCGCCGACACCGCCACCCTGCGCGACGACCGCAACCGCACCGTCGACACCGAGTCCTGGGGCCGCCGCCGCTAA
- a CDS encoding SMI1/KNR4 family protein, with amino-acid sequence MARLLEVDSTVWTEAVTALPGTTLFQPPASEQSLVHCATALGHPLPADLAALLRESNGIEGEYGDGLIWSAERIASENQSLRADAELATLYMPFDPLLFFADAGNGDLFALLARIDRPDVFVWNHEDDSRTWVAPSLAKYLEWWLTGRIEL; translated from the coding sequence GTGGCCAGGCTCCTGGAGGTCGATTCCACCGTGTGGACCGAAGCTGTAACGGCCCTGCCCGGAACGACGCTCTTTCAGCCGCCTGCATCGGAGCAGTCGCTGGTTCACTGCGCTACGGCCCTCGGCCATCCACTGCCTGCGGACCTCGCAGCCCTCCTCCGGGAGAGCAACGGCATCGAGGGCGAGTACGGCGACGGGCTCATCTGGTCTGCCGAGCGCATCGCCTCCGAGAACCAGAGTCTTCGCGCGGATGCCGAGCTCGCCACCTTGTACATGCCGTTCGACCCGCTGCTTTTCTTCGCGGACGCGGGTAACGGGGATTTGTTCGCGCTCTTGGCCAGGATCGACCGGCCCGACGTCTTCGTCTGGAACCACGAGGACGACAGCCGGACCTGGGTGGCGCCCAGCCTTGCCAAGTACCTCGAATGGTGGTTGACGGGGCGGATCGAGCTGTAG